From Nitrososphaerales archaeon:
GCCCACACAAGGTGGGCTACACACGGTAAGGTTACCGATGCGAATGCCCATCCTCATACATCCTGTGGTGAGATCATCGCGATAGTACATAACGGGACGCTCGAGAATCATCAGGAGTTAAAGGATACTCTCATTAGAGAGGGGCATACATTCAAGAGTGAAACAGATAGTGAGGTGATCGCGCATCTGATCGAAAAGTTTTATCTTATTCATAAGGATGAGGAGAGGGCCGTTTTGAATGCAGCCAATATGTTAAAAGGTACATTCGCATTCGTTACGATCTTTCGAGATAATCCGAATATCCTGATCGGTGTGAGAAAGGATTCGCCATTGGTATTGGGTATCGATAAAGGTGGCTACTTCCTTGCCAGTGATATCCTTGCATTTATCGACCATACCGATCGGGTAATATTTCTGGACAATCGTGAGGTCGCGGTTGTGAATAGAGGAGGGGTTAAGATATTGACATTCGATGGTCTGGAGGTCAGTAAGAGTGTAACTCAGGTCGCATGGGAAGTGAGCGATGTATCGAAGAAGGAGTTCGCCCACTTCACTATAAAGGAGATACATGAGCAACCTTACACCGTCAGGGCAGCCCTTATCCAAGATATGAATAAGGTCGATGAGTTCTGCAATGAAATCAAGGCTGCAAAGAGGGTCTACGTTGTAGGGTGTGGAACGAGTTACCATGCATCGTTGATGGCGAAGCACCTCTTCAGCAAATTATCTAAAGTTCACGTAGAATCGATCATAGCGAGTGAGTTCTCACATTACGGGGATCTGAGCGACGGAGGTACCATCTTAATCGCAATATCTCAAAGTGGTGAAACTGCGGATGTTTTGGATGTTGTGAGAGAGGCCCGTAGGCAGGGTGTGAAGGTATTCTCCATAGTCAACTCGATGAATTCCTCATTGGTTAGAGAGAGTGATATGAGCCTCTTTATAAATTGTGGTCCAGAAATCGGTGTAGCCGCGACCAAGAGCTTCACATCACAGCTTGTAGTGATATACCTTCTGGCTTTAAGGCTCTCCAATCTATCGGTCGAAGACTTCGATCTCCCAAAACTTCCAAGGTATGTAAGAGAGGTTCTTAAGTTGGAGGGTGAGATTCAGAAGATTTCGAAGAAGTACTATACAAGTGGAGATTTTTACTATGTGGGTAGAGGGCCGCACTTCCCCATAGCTCTAGAGGGTGCGTTGAAGTTGAAGGA
This genomic window contains:
- the glmS gene encoding glutamine--fructose-6-phosphate transaminase (isomerizing), with protein sequence MCGIIGYIGEGSAATILLNGLKRLEYRGYDSAGICTINQDKIHIKKGVGKVDEIHKRLNFTDLAGNIGIAHTRWATHGKVTDANAHPHTSCGEIIAIVHNGTLENHQELKDTLIREGHTFKSETDSEVIAHLIEKFYLIHKDEERAVLNAANMLKGTFAFVTIFRDNPNILIGVRKDSPLVLGIDKGGYFLASDILAFIDHTDRVIFLDNREVAVVNRGGVKILTFDGLEVSKSVTQVAWEVSDVSKKEFAHFTIKEIHEQPYTVRAALIQDMNKVDEFCNEIKAAKRVYVVGCGTSYHASLMAKHLFSKLSKVHVESIIASEFSHYGDLSDGGTILIAISQSGETADVLDVVREARRQGVKVFSIVNSMNSSLVRESDMSLFINCGPEIGVAATKSFTSQLVVIYLLALRLSNLSVEDFDLPKLPRYVREVLKLEGEIQKISKKYYTSGDFYYVGRGPHFPIALEGALKLKELAYIHAEGMPAGELKHGTLALISDGTPVVVLNPHDETYFETLGNASEMKARGAKIIGVSNIMNEIYDDFIQLPTVNKLLYPIIEVIPLQLLAYHITLARKHNPDYPRNLAKSVTVK